In a single window of the Spirochaetaceae bacterium genome:
- a CDS encoding histidine phosphatase family protein: MEASRWYLVRHGETAWNRESRFQGQADPPLNDAGRTQARAVAKRLAGVSFAAAYASDLGRVTQTAAAVARGRELRVTELAELREKGFGEWEGLTYREAEARDPEHYRRIFRAPTYDEDTAPPGGESDLQMLGRVSGVARRLRDEHGGRDENVLIVGHGGSLCALIVSLLGLPSRAIWRFRIANCGLAQVTVFDDGAATLDLFNDTGHLRSCAAH, translated from the coding sequence ATGGAAGCAAGCAGGTGGTACCTGGTTCGGCACGGCGAGACCGCCTGGAACCGGGAGTCGCGGTTCCAGGGGCAGGCGGATCCGCCGCTGAACGACGCCGGACGGACGCAGGCGCGGGCGGTCGCGAAGCGCCTGGCGGGGGTTTCGTTTGCCGCGGCGTACGCGAGCGACTTGGGCCGGGTCACGCAGACGGCGGCGGCCGTCGCGCGCGGCCGCGAGTTGCGGGTAACCGAGTTGGCCGAGTTGCGCGAGAAGGGCTTCGGCGAGTGGGAGGGCCTGACCTACCGGGAAGCGGAGGCGCGGGATCCGGAGCACTACCGCCGCATCTTTCGCGCGCCCACCTACGACGAGGATACCGCGCCTCCGGGCGGGGAGAGCGACCTGCAGATGTTGGGGCGGGTGTCGGGAGTCGCGCGCCGGCTGCGCGACGAGCACGGCGGGCGCGATGAGAACGTCCTCATAGTGGGACACGGCGGCTCGCTGTGTGCGCTGATCGTGTCGCTGTTGGGGTTGCCGTCGCGGGCGATCTGGCGGTTCAGAATTGCCAATTGCGGCCTGGCGCAGGTCACGGTGTTCGACGACGGCGCCGCGACGCTGGACCTGTTCAACGACACCGGCCACCTGCGGTCATGCGCGGCGCACTGA
- the cobU gene encoding bifunctional adenosylcobinamide kinase/adenosylcobinamide-phosphate guanylyltransferase, translated as MRGALTFIVGGARSGKSTHAEQLAARGERVLYVATAEGRDAEMRSRIAAHRAARPEHWDTLEEPLDPAGALRSVHHRYDTVLIDCLTLWVSNLLLDRQPGTASERDLEERILISTRELLDVCAGSRAHWIVVSNEVGLGVVPPSPLGRAYRDALGRVNQAVAARAGEVCLMVAGLPLQIKPPAKGDLE; from the coding sequence ATGCGCGGCGCACTGACCTTCATCGTCGGCGGCGCCCGCTCCGGCAAGAGCACGCACGCCGAACAGCTCGCGGCGCGCGGCGAGCGGGTGCTGTACGTCGCCACCGCCGAGGGGCGCGACGCGGAGATGCGGAGCCGCATTGCCGCTCACCGGGCCGCCCGGCCGGAGCACTGGGACACCCTGGAGGAACCGCTCGACCCGGCCGGCGCGTTGCGGTCCGTTCACCACCGCTACGACACCGTGTTGATCGACTGCCTCACCCTGTGGGTCAGCAACCTGCTGCTCGATCGCCAGCCGGGCACCGCTTCGGAGCGCGATCTGGAGGAGCGTATCTTGATCTCTACAAGAGAGTTGCTGGACGTCTGCGCGGGTTCGCGCGCGCACTGGATCGTGGTCAGCAACGAGGTCGGGCTGGGCGTGGTGCCGCCATCGCCGCTGGGTCGCGCCTACCGCGATGCGCTCGGCCGGGTGAACCAGGCGGTCGCCGCGCGGGCCGGCGAGGTGTGCCTGATGGTGGCGGGCTTGCCGCTGCAGATCAAACCGCCCGCGAAAGGAGATTTGGAGTGA
- the cobO gene encoding cob(I)yrinic acid a,c-diamide adenosyltransferase: MTDRNDSAEARESPGAGAADREHAERMRRLQAEQRAKVARAVNPERGLVLVHTGNGKGKSSAAFGVAARALGWGQRVAIVQFIKGKWQTGERRFFSRFPEQVEWRTTGQGFTWDTQNRALDIATARAGLDIARESIAGGQFDLVVLDEINVVSSYNYLPAAEIIDCLEARAARTHVVLTGRGAARELIEYADLVSEMVEIKHPFQSGIKAQRGIDF, encoded by the coding sequence ATGACCGACCGCAATGACAGCGCAGAGGCGCGCGAGTCGCCGGGCGCCGGCGCCGCCGACCGCGAGCACGCCGAGCGCATGCGCCGGCTGCAGGCCGAGCAGCGCGCCAAGGTGGCGCGTGCCGTGAATCCGGAGCGCGGGCTGGTGCTGGTGCACACCGGCAATGGCAAGGGCAAGTCGAGCGCCGCCTTCGGCGTGGCCGCGCGCGCCCTCGGCTGGGGACAGCGCGTCGCAATCGTGCAGTTCATCAAGGGCAAGTGGCAGACCGGCGAACGGCGTTTCTTCAGCCGCTTCCCGGAGCAGGTGGAGTGGCGCACCACCGGCCAGGGCTTCACCTGGGACACCCAGAACCGAGCACTGGACATCGCCACCGCCCGGGCCGGACTCGACATCGCGCGCGAGTCGATCGCCGGCGGGCAATTCGACCTGGTGGTGCTGGACGAGATCAACGTGGTGTCGAGCTACAACTACCTGCCGGCCGCCGAAATAATCGACTGCCTGGAGGCGCGCGCCGCCCGCACCCACGTCGTGCTGACCGGCCGCGGCGCCGCCCGCGAACTGATCGAGTACGCCGACCTGGTCAGCGAGATGGTAGAGATCAAGCACCCTTTCCAATCCGGAATCAAGGCTCAACGCGGCATCGACTTCTGA